A single window of bacterium DNA harbors:
- a CDS encoding FAD-dependent oxidoreductase: protein LMGVQILRTQLGAPDASGRRAPVVIPGSEFLLEVDLVVEAIGQLPPAKLDQLLPGVELNKWGYIITGEGTTRTSLPNVYAGGDIVNGGSTAVAAITAGMLAAEEMGG, encoded by the coding sequence ACCTGATGGGCGTGCAGATACTGCGCACGCAACTGGGTGCCCCGGATGCCAGCGGCCGCCGCGCGCCAGTGGTGATACCCGGCTCGGAGTTCCTGCTGGAGGTGGACCTGGTGGTGGAAGCCATCGGCCAGCTCCCCCCGGCGAAGCTGGATCAGCTCCTCCCCGGCGTGGAACTAAACAAATGGGGCTACATCATCACCGGAGAAGGCACCACGCGCACCAGCCTCCCCAACGTCTACGCCGGCGGCGACATCGTCAACGGTGGCAGCACCGCCGTAGCGGCGATAACCGCCGGAATGTTGGCGGCGGAGGAGATGGGGGGATAA